One window from the genome of Phocoena phocoena chromosome 15, mPhoPho1.1, whole genome shotgun sequence encodes:
- the FAM210B gene encoding protein FAM210B, mitochondrial, with the protein MAGLLALLCPTGRMGARVRSRATWLLGAAAPRAPPPLFLPLLGTGLDAPLLRAARGNCHGRQDTSKIAVTTGGNISSTEEKKQSKSQQLKKIFQEYGAVGVSLHIGISLISLGMFYMVVSSGVDMSAILLKLGFKESLVQSKMAAGTSTFVVAYAIHKLFAPVRISITLVSVPLIVRYFRKVGIFKPPAAKP; encoded by the exons ATGGCCGGGCTGCTGGCGCTGCTGTGCCCCACGGGCAGGATGGGCGCCCGGGTCCGGTCTCGCGCCACCTGGCTCCTGGGCGCTGCCGCCCCCCGCGCCCCACCGCCCTTGTTTCTGCCGCTGCTCGGGACCGGGCTGGACGCCCCGCTGCTGCGCGCGGCCCGCGGGAACTGCCACGGCCGCCAG GACACCAGCAAAATCGCTGTGACAACAGGCGGCAACATCAGCAGTacagaggagaaaaagcaaagcaaGTCGCAGCAGCTGAAAAAGATCTTTCAAGAATATGGTGCCGTGGGTGTGTCACTGCACATTGGAATCTCATTAATCTCTTTGGGCATGTTTTACATGGTTGTTTCAAG tgGTGTGGACATGTCAGCCATCCTGCTTAAACTCGGGTTTAAAGAGTCACTGGTACAGTCGAAAATGGCAGCAGGCACAAGTACTTTCGTGGTGGCCTATGCCATCCACAAGCTGTTCGCACCCGTGAGGATAAGCATTACCTTAGTTTCCGTGCCCCTGATTGTCAGGTATTTTCGGAAAGTGGGAATTTTTAAACCTCCAGCTGCGAAGCCTTGA